A region of the Sodalis ligni genome:
GGCGGCCGGCTGGCCGACTGGCGGCTTTCCGCCAGCCTGCTGCTGAGCTTTTCGTTTATTGCGGTCTTTTCCCTGCTGTTCAGTTGGACCAGTCATCAGCTTCTGCCGGCGGAAATTACCCTGTTTTTATGGGCGTTGGCCACCTTCAGCACCGTGCCGGCATTGCAAATCAACGTTGTGACCCACGGCGACGATGCGCCCAATCTGGTGTCGACCCTGAATATCTCGGCGTTTAATATCGGTAATGCGCTGGGAGCCTGGGCCGGCGGCAAGGTTATTGCCATTGGTTTTGGTCTGACCCGGGTGCCCATGGCCGCCTGTGCGTTGGCGCTGATAGGGCTGGCGGTCTGCCTGGTCACTTTCCGTCGTCCGCCGCGCCGCCCGGCGGTGGCATAATATTTCGCGCCGGCTTATTAATTATTGCCGGTGGCCTGCGCCAGCCTGGCCGGAATGCTATCGGCAAGCGCCTGCAAATGGTGGATGAACTGCGTCGCCAGCGAGGAGGCCGGCCGATGCAGCGGCCTGACCAAGCTCACGGTGAAAGGCACGCCGATGCTGAAGGGCTTGATCACTACCCCGCTGGCGGCGTAGTCCAGGGCGGTGAGGGGATTGACAATGGAGATGCCCACCCCGGCACGCACCATGGCGCATACCGATGCGGCGCTGTGCGTTTCCAGCACCAGTCGGCGGGTTATCTCCCGCTGTTCGAACAGCCGGTCCAGCAGTTGGCGATAGCCGTCGGTGACGGAGAGGCTGATAAAGGGCAGGTGGTGAAAATCTTCCGGCGTCAGGACGTCTTTTACGCTCAGGGGATGTCCCGCCGGCAGTACGCAAACCTCGTTCAGCGTCATCAGGGTTTGCCGTTCGGTACCGGCGGGAGTGAAGGTGTTTTCCGTCAGGCCGAGGTCATGGCGCTGGGCGGAAAGCCATTCATCCAGCAACGGCGACTCCTGCGGGACGACGCTCAGGCTCGCCTCCGGGTAGCGCTGGAAAAAGGTCCGGCACGCTTCAGGCAGCAGGGACTGGGAAAATACCGGCAGGCAGGCCACCGAAAGCTGGGTTTGCCGGTATTGCCGGATAGCCTGGGCCGCCCCGAGAATCCGATCCAGCCCATAGTAGGAACGCTGCACCTCTTCAAACAGTCGCAACCCTTCGCCGGTGGGTTTCAGCCGGCCCTTGGTCCGCTCAAACAGGGTTAACTGCAGCAAATGCTCAAAGCGCGCCAGCTCACGGCTTACGGTGGGCTGCGAGGTGTGCAGCAGCGCCGCGGCGGCGGTGAGGTTACCGGTGGTCATTACCGCATGAAAAATATCGATATGGCGCAAGGTGATGGCGGCCATGCAGTCGCTCCGGAAGTGCAAAGCCATATCATAAATGAATAGCTTTGCCCTATATAGATATTTTATCACCCGGGCGAGGATCACGGATAATAGCCGGCGGTGGAATGTCCCGGTAATCAGGTCAAGAACGAGGAAACCATGCCCCATAGCCTTTATGAAAACGCCGGCGCCTTGAACGCGAATAATCTCCGTTCCCTGGCGCAACGCTTCGGCGGCCCGGTTTGGGTATATGAAGCGGAAATTATCATCCAGCGCATTCGTCAGCTGCGGCAATTCGATGTTATCCGTTTCGCGCAAAAAGCCTGTTCCAATACGCATATATTGCGTCTGATGCGGGAGCACGGGGTGAAAGTGGATTCGGTTTCCCTGGGGGAGATCGAACGCGCCTTGCTGGCGGGCTTCACACCGGGACAGTCGCCGAGCGAGATCGTGTTCACCGCGGATGTGTTCGACGAGCCGACCTTGCAGCGGGTGGCGGAACTGGGGATACCTGTGAACGCCGGCTCGGTGGATATGCTGGCGCAGCTGGGCGCGCGCTCACCGGGGCACGGGGTCTGGCTGCGGATAAATCCGGGTTTCGGCCATGGCCACAGCCAGAAAACCAATACCGGCGGCGAAAACAGTAAACACGGCATTTGGCACGGGGATTTGCCGCGGGCTTTCGCCGAGATCCGGCGCTATGGACTGAAGCTGATTGGTTTTCATATGCATATCGGCTCCGGGGTGGATTACGATCATTTGCAGCAGGTGTGCGAGGCCATGGTGGAAGCCGTTATCGCCTCCGGTCAGGATTTGCACGCCATTTCCGCCGGCGGCGGTTTGTCCGTACCCTACCGGTTCGGCGAGGAGGCCATCAATACCGAGCACTATTTTGGCCTGTGGGATGCCGCGCGCCGGAAAATAAGCCGCCATCTGGGACATCCGGTGACGCTGGAAATTGAACCGGGCCGTTTTTTGGTGGCGGAAGCCGGCGTGCTGGTGGCTCAGGTTCGGGCGGTGAAAGAGATGGGCAGCCGCCATTTCGTGCTGGTGGACGCCGGATTCAACGATCTGATGCGCCCGGCCATGTACGGCAGCTATCACCATATTTCGCTGATCCCCGCCGACGGCCGTCCGCCCGTGGAGCAGGGCGACCGTGCCACGGTGGTGGCCGGTCCGTTATGCGAATCCGGCGACGTCTTCACGCAGCTGGCCGGCGGCGGCGTGGAACCGCGCATGCTGCCCGAGGCGCGGGTGGGGGATTATCTGGTGTTCCATGACACCGGCGCTTACGGCGCGTCCATGTCGTCAAACTACAACAGCCGGCCGTTATTGCCGGAGGTGTTATATGAACAAGGACACCCGCGCCTTATTCGTCGGCGCCAAACGCTGGACGAACTGCTGGCGCTGGAACAGGTGCCGGAAGAACTCCCTCCGGCCTAATCGTTAGCCTGCGCCCTCCGGCGTAACCGCTGCTACCCGGCGGGCGGGGATAGCGCCAGGCGGATGGCGCCGTCCGCCAGGCTTGCGACGCTGATTTGCCGCCAGCTTTGGATAATGCCTTCGACAGCGCCATAACTGGCCTGCTCGCCTCCCACCTGCACCGCCCGGCAACCGGCGGCCAGCGCGCTGGCTATACCGGCGGGCGCGTCTTCGAATACCAGGCAATCCCCGGGATCGATGCACAGCCGCCGCGCCGCCAGGAGGTAAGGCTCCGCGTCGGGCTTGCCCAGCACCACATCCTGAGACCCTATCAGTATCGCGGGAACGCGCAATCCGCAGGCGGCCAGTTTATGCAACGCCACCCGCCGGCTGGCGGAAGTCACCACCGCCCAGGGCAGGGGGCCGATATCCCGCAAAAAGCCGGCCGCTCCCGGTAGCGCCGAGACGCCGGCGAAATGGCTGATTTCCAGCTCGTCCAGCAGCGCGATGTGCCGCTCCAAATCCAGATGGGGCGCCACCTGCCGGATGATATCCCGCGAGCGTACCCCGTGACAGATAGCGAGCACCCGCTCCGGCGGAATACCGTTGTCCCTGCACCACTGGGTCCAGATAAGTTCGACATTGTGGGTGGATTCCACCAGCGTGCCGTCCATGTCCAACAATACCGCTTTTGCCTCAATGGAGATCATAACGTTTCACCTTGTTGTGGGCTTCTTGCCGGCACCACTACAACAGGCGCACGGCGGCTTGTATAATCAAATAAAGTTCACCGGTGATAGAGGATTGGAATGGAGATTCGGCAACTGCGGGCCTTTGTCGCTCTGGCGGAGCGTTTGAATTATCGTGAAGCCGCCGCAAGATTATGTCTGACCCAGCCGACGCTAACCAAACAAATCAAGATGCTGGAGGCGGAAGCGGGTTTGCAGCTGTTTCGGCGCGATAATCAGGGGACCCGGCTGAGCCGCCAAGGGCAGTTGCTCTATGAGGACGCCAAACAGCTGGTGGAGCGGTTCAGCGCTTTCAAAACCCGCTGCGGACAGCTCGGCAGCGGCCGGGACGCATCGCTGTCCATCGGATTTATCGGCTCCGCCACCAGCATCATGCCTGATATCATCACCCGTTTCAGCCAGCTTAATCCGGATATCGTTATCCAACTGCAAGACCTCTCCTCGCCCCGGCAACAGCAATTGATTTTGTCGGGACAGCTGCAGGCCGGTTTTATGCGCCTGCCGGTGGGGGCGCCGTTAACCTTCGAACGGACCGGGCATGATTGCCTGTGCCTGATCTTTCATAAAAATCACAGCCCCGAACCGGAGGGGATCGGTCGTTTGCTTAACGTCACCACCCTATATGTGCTGGATGCTGAAAACTGTCCCGGTTCCGCGCGGCAAATCGATAGTTTCATCAGCGCCGGAGGCCTTAGCCGGCGGCGGCTGCAGGCGATTAAAGATGCCCGCACCATCATGACCCTGGTGGAATCGCAAATGGGTGTCGCGATACTGCCCCGCAGCGCCATGACGTCCCGCCATCCGGAAGTGCGATGCCAGCGCCTGTCCGGCGCCTATGCCGACTGGGATGTGGGGCTGGTTTGGAACGAAAATATTCCCGATCCCCACCGCGATGTGTTTATCCGCGAAGTGGTCAAGCTCACCGCCGTGGCGGGTAAGCCTTGATGCCGGCGGATATTGCTTTCCTGGCGGACTGTCCCTGGCATAAGGAACTGGTGACGGACTGGTTATGGCAGGCTTTCGGCGATGGCGCCGGCCGCGAATTTTACGCCGCGATAGTTGAAAATGGTCTGCGGCGGCAGGGCTTGCCCATTACCTTTATCGCCCTGGAGCAGGGACGGCCGGTGGGAACCGTGGGCCTGTGGCGCAGCGACCTTTTGAGCCGGCAGGATTTGACGCCCTGGCTGGCGGCGCTTTATATCGATGAGGCGCACCGGGGCAGGGGATTGGGCCGGCAGCTGCTGGAATTTGTCACGACGTTCAGCCGCCGGGCGGGTTTCCATCGCCTCTATCTTTACGCCGCCTTTACCGGCTATTACGAACGTTTCGGCTGGTTATACCTGGGGGAAGGGGTGGAATACCCCCGCAAGCGGGTTTATCTTTATAGCTATCAGGGAAGGAGCTCATGATGCTTCCGACGGCGGCGGCGCGACAGAATGGCGTCTTACCAGCGTCGGACTGAAGGTATTGGTCACCTCCGGCAACGGATCGCCGTTGGCCAGCGCCAGCGCCAGCTGCGCCGCCTGGGTAGCCATCGCCACCACCGGATAGCGTATGGTGGTCAGGCGGGGGCGCAGGTAGCGCGATATCAGGACATCGTCAAAACCCACCAGCGAGATCTGTTCCGGCACATCGATACCATTGTCGCTTAACACCGCCAGCGCGCCGGCGGCCATGGAATCGTTATAGCAGGCGATGGCGGTAAAATGCCGGCCGCGCCCCAATAAATCGGTAATGGCCTGCTCGCCCCCCACTTCATCCGGCTCGCCGTAGGCAATGAGCTTCTCGTCTATGTCGATCTGATGATCCGTCAAAGCGTCCAGATAACCCTGCAGGCGATCCGTGCTGTCGGATATCGGATGGCTTGAACAGATAAAAGCGATGCGCCGGTGGCCCTGCTGAATCAAATGCCGGGTGGCCAGCCAGGCGCCATACCGGTCGTCCAGCGCCACGCAGCGGTGGACATAATCCGGCAATATGCGATTAATCAGCACCATCCCGGGAATATGCGCCATCAGCGCGCTGAGTTCCGCCTCTGGTATCATCTGGGCGTGCACCACCAGCGCAGCGCAGCGGTGCCGTATCAGCTGCTCGATGGCCTGACGCTCTTTGTCGATGATATGATAGCCGTTGCCGATCAATAAAAAATTGCCGGTGCGGTACGCAACCTGTTCCACCGCCTTGACCATCGCGCCAAAAAAAGGATCGGAGACATCCGCCACAATCAACCCCAGGGTTTCCGTCGACTGTTGCGCCAGTGCGCGGGCATTGGCATTCGGATGGTATTGTAGCTCTTCCATGGCGCCGAGCACCGCCTGACGCGAACTATCACTGGCTTTTGGCGAATTATTGATAACCCGCGAAACGGTGGCGACGGATACGCCCGCCAGTTTCGCTACGTCCTTAATGGTGGCCATATCGCTTACAGGCTCTCAAAGAAAAATCGTTTACCCGTTAAGTTTTACGGAAAAGGCCCGACGATGCAAGGCGTTAGCGCACAGGTTGAGCAAACAGTTCACAAATAGGATTATCGGCAACGCCGGAATGCCGGTGTTCCCGGTTTCCTCTCCCTCTTCATGACGCCAAGGCCCGCGCCAAACCGGCGCCGCGGCTTTAAACCGGCTGTGGATATAATCCTGGGGTAAATTTTACAGTTGGTTTCATTTCGAGCAGCAATCTTTCGATTGAGCGGTAGTTTATTCATATCACCCCCATTAGAGTAGGTATTCCCAGAGGTATTGATTGGTGAGAAATCAGCATACCTTGTATGCTGAGACCATTTCAGTTGCACCAACCTACGCGGATGCGTAGGTTTTTTTTTGTGTGCGCCGGGCATGGCGCGTAGCGCCTTGACGGGCGCTGTCCCTGGACCGTGGTGGTCAAGGGGCGACTTGGAGGTGAAAGTCCTTTGCACACCCGGCAAGGGGAAGTGCTAGCCGAACGGCAAGGGTGCCCACCGCGAGGCGGGATCTGAAGGAAGCCGAAGGCAAAATGCTGGCCTGACGAACAGGAA
Encoded here:
- a CDS encoding LysR family transcriptional regulator — its product is MEIRQLRAFVALAERLNYREAAARLCLTQPTLTKQIKMLEAEAGLQLFRRDNQGTRLSRQGQLLYEDAKQLVERFSAFKTRCGQLGSGRDASLSIGFIGSATSIMPDIITRFSQLNPDIVIQLQDLSSPRQQQLILSGQLQAGFMRLPVGAPLTFERTGHDCLCLIFHKNHSPEPEGIGRLLNVTTLYVLDAENCPGSARQIDSFISAGGLSRRRLQAIKDARTIMTLVESQMGVAILPRSAMTSRHPEVRCQRLSGAYADWDVGLVWNENIPDPHRDVFIREVVKLTAVAGKP
- a CDS encoding LysR family transcriptional regulator; its protein translation is MAAITLRHIDIFHAVMTTGNLTAAAALLHTSQPTVSRELARFEHLLQLTLFERTKGRLKPTGEGLRLFEEVQRSYYGLDRILGAAQAIRQYRQTQLSVACLPVFSQSLLPEACRTFFQRYPEASLSVVPQESPLLDEWLSAQRHDLGLTENTFTPAGTERQTLMTLNEVCVLPAGHPLSVKDVLTPEDFHHLPFISLSVTDGYRQLLDRLFEQREITRRLVLETHSAASVCAMVRAGVGISIVNPLTALDYAASGVVIKPFSIGVPFTVSLVRPLHRPASSLATQFIHHLQALADSIPARLAQATGNN
- a CDS encoding HAD-IA family hydrolase is translated as MISIEAKAVLLDMDGTLVESTHNVELIWTQWCRDNGIPPERVLAICHGVRSRDIIRQVAPHLDLERHIALLDELEISHFAGVSALPGAAGFLRDIGPLPWAVVTSASRRVALHKLAACGLRVPAILIGSQDVVLGKPDAEPYLLAARRLCIDPGDCLVFEDAPAGIASALAAGCRAVQVGGEQASYGAVEGIIQSWRQISVASLADGAIRLALSPPAG
- the galR gene encoding HTH-type transcriptional regulator GalR, whose protein sequence is MATIKDVAKLAGVSVATVSRVINNSPKASDSSRQAVLGAMEELQYHPNANARALAQQSTETLGLIVADVSDPFFGAMVKAVEQVAYRTGNFLLIGNGYHIIDKERQAIEQLIRHRCAALVVHAQMIPEAELSALMAHIPGMVLINRILPDYVHRCVALDDRYGAWLATRHLIQQGHRRIAFICSSHPISDSTDRLQGYLDALTDHQIDIDEKLIAYGEPDEVGGEQAITDLLGRGRHFTAIACYNDSMAAGALAVLSDNGIDVPEQISLVGFDDVLISRYLRPRLTTIRYPVVAMATQAAQLALALANGDPLPEVTNTFSPTLVRRHSVAPPPSEAS
- a CDS encoding GNAT family N-acetyltransferase translates to MPADIAFLADCPWHKELVTDWLWQAFGDGAGREFYAAIVENGLRRQGLPITFIALEQGRPVGTVGLWRSDLLSRQDLTPWLAALYIDEAHRGRGLGRQLLEFVTTFSRRAGFHRLYLYAAFTGYYERFGWLYLGEGVEYPRKRVYLYSYQGRSS
- the lysA gene encoding diaminopimelate decarboxylase → MPHSLYENAGALNANNLRSLAQRFGGPVWVYEAEIIIQRIRQLRQFDVIRFAQKACSNTHILRLMREHGVKVDSVSLGEIERALLAGFTPGQSPSEIVFTADVFDEPTLQRVAELGIPVNAGSVDMLAQLGARSPGHGVWLRINPGFGHGHSQKTNTGGENSKHGIWHGDLPRAFAEIRRYGLKLIGFHMHIGSGVDYDHLQQVCEAMVEAVIASGQDLHAISAGGGLSVPYRFGEEAINTEHYFGLWDAARRKISRHLGHPVTLEIEPGRFLVAEAGVLVAQVRAVKEMGSRHFVLVDAGFNDLMRPAMYGSYHHISLIPADGRPPVEQGDRATVVAGPLCESGDVFTQLAGGGVEPRMLPEARVGDYLVFHDTGAYGASMSSNYNSRPLLPEVLYEQGHPRLIRRRQTLDELLALEQVPEELPPA